The following coding sequences lie in one Drosophila bipectinata strain 14024-0381.07 chromosome XR, DbipHiC1v2, whole genome shotgun sequence genomic window:
- the LOC108131867 gene encoding skin secretory protein xP2-like, which yields MKLYVCVAFVALMALSAPAPSEALLGAKLALLKAIGGGLGGGSGSGGYGSSGSGYGSGGYSGGYNQGYYSQPSRPVYNSGYGSSSSSSSSSSYGGGYGGGYGAGEQVIKVIKVIEHPSYRSSGYGGGYGGSYSSSSASASSSASSSGYSAPAVSYSAPAPAPAVTYSAPAPAVTYSAPAPAVTYSAPAPAVTYSAPAPAVTYSAPAPAPAVTYSAPAPAVTYSAPAPAPAVTYTAPALAPVSVVRYSAPAPAHAPVVRYTAPAPAPVLRYIAPAPAPVAIPATVVISAPAPAPVVIPAPAPVVAPAPINYAPQSQQVVKTIKLIVDEDHAPAPVYGPPASVATGYSSSASASSSASSSGDYSTGYNGGYNGGYNGGYNGGYSGGNSGLGFGAGWKRGGIFEKLVGC from the coding sequence ATGAAGCTGTACGTTTGCGTGGCCTTTGTTGCCCTTATGGCCCTCTCGGCCCCGGCCCCATCGGAGGCCCTGTTGGGCGCCAAGCTCGCCCTTCTCAAGGCCATTGGCGGCGGCCTGGGCGGCGGCTCCGGTTCCGGTGGATACGGcagctccggctccggctACGGCAGCGGCGGCTACTCCGGCGGCTACAATCAAGGATACTACAGCCAGCCCAGCCGCCCGGTCTATAACTCCGGCTACGGcagctcctcctccagctcgTCCTCCAGCTCCTACGGCGGCGGTTATGGCGGCGGCTACGGAGCAGGCGAGCAGGTCATCAAGGTCATCAAGGTGATCGAGCATCCCTCGTACCGCTCCTCCGGCTATGGCGGCGGCTACGGCGGCAGCTACTCCTCGTCCAGTGCCAGTGCCTCTTCCAGCGCCAGCTCCTCTGGATACTCTGCACCCGCTGTGTCTTACTccgctccagctcctgctcctgccgtgACCTACTCGGCTCCTGCCCCGGCTGTGACTTACTCCGCTCCAGCTCCCGCTGTGACCTACTccgctccagctcctgctgtGACTTACTCTGCTCCTGCCCCGGCAGTGACTTACTCTGCTCCAGCTCCCGCTCCTGCAGTCACCTACTCCGCTCCCGCTCCTGCCGTCACCTACTCGGCTCCTGCCCCTGCTCCCGCCGTGACCTACACCGCTCCCGCTCTGGCTCCAGTTTCCGTGGTCCGCTACAGCGCTCCCGCTCCTGCCCACGCCCCAGTGGTGCGTTACACCGCTCCTGCTCCCGCTCCCGTGCTGCGTTACATCGCTCCTGCTCCGGCCCCAGTTGCCATCCCCGCCACCGTGGTCATATCCGCGCCTGCCCCCGCCCCCGTGGTGATCCCCGCACCCGCTCCCGTGGTGGCCCCCGCCCCCATCAACTACGCCCCCCAGAGCCAGCAGGTGGTGAAGACCATCAAGCTGATCGTGGACGAGGACCACGCCCCCGCCCCAGTCTACGGGCCCCCAGCTTCAGTGGCCACCGGCTACTCCAGCAGCGCCTCGGCTAGCAGCTCTGCCAGCTCCAGCGGTGACTACAGCACCGGATACAACGGAGGCTACAACGGAGGTTACAACGGCGGCTACAACGGAGGCTACAGTGGCGGAAATTCCGGACTGGGCTTCGGTGCCGGCTGGAAGCGCGGCGGCATATTCGAGAAGCTGGTGGGCTGCTAG
- the Hex-A gene encoding hexokinase type 2, whose amino-acid sequence MDRELNGAMRSVSINSNGTAQLNGHSRDETDRVGVSGGVATATATSAAAATASQTTTKCSSTAAVNANATAATNAAIALEANRFAAASASEKKKMVHELCQQLLLTDEQVQELCYRILHELRRGLAKDTHPKANVKCFVTYVQDLPNGNERGKFLALDLGGTNFRVLLIHLQENNDFQMESRIYAIPQHIMIGSGTQLFDHIAECLSNFMAEHNVYQERLPLGFTFSFPLRQLGLTKGLLETWTKGFNCAGVVNEDVVQLLKDAIARRGDVQIDVCAILNDTTGTLMSCAWKNHNCKIGLIVGTGANACYMERVEEAELFDVEADNKKPHVLINTEWGAFGDNGALDFVRTEFDRDIDVHSINPGKQTFEKMISGMYMGELVRLVLVKMTHAGILFNGQDSEVLNTRGLFFTKYVSEIEADEPGTFTNCRLVLEELGLTNATDGDCANVRYICECVSKRAAHLVSAGIATLINKMDEPHVTVGVDGSVYRFHPKFHNLMVEKISKLIKPGITFDLMLSEDGSGRGAALVAAVACREDMLSPKK is encoded by the coding sequence ATGGATCGGGAGCTGAACGGCGCTATGAGGAGTGTGTCTATAAATAGCAACGGTACCGCACAGCTGAACGGCCATAGTCGCGACGAAACGGATCGAGTGGGTGTATCGGGGGGAGTGGCAACAGCAACTGCGACgtcggcagcggcagcgacaGCATCACAAACAACCACAAAATGCAGCTCAACGGCAGCGGTGAACGCAAATGCAACAGCGGCCACAAATGCAGCGATAGCGTTGGAGGCGAACCGTTTTGCGGCCGCTAGCGCATCagagaaaaagaaaatggTGCACGAGTTATGTCAGCAGCTGCTGCTAACGGACGAACAGGTGCAGGAGCTGTGCTATCGCATCCTGCACGAACTGCGCCGGGGCCTCGCCAAGGACACGCACCCGAAGGCCAATGTCAAGTGCTTCGTTACGTATGTACAGGATCTGCCCAATGGCAATGAGCGCGGCAAGTTCCTCGCCCTCGACCTCGGCGGCACCAACTTCCGGGTGCTGTTGATCCACCTGCAGGAGAACAACGACTTCCAGATGGAGTCCCGCATCTATGCCATACCCCAGCACATCATGATCGGTTCGGGCACCCAGCTGTTCGATCACATAGCCGAGTGCCTGTCCAACTTTATGGCGGAGCACAATGTCTACCAGGAGCGTCTGCCACTGGGTTTCACCTTCTCGTTCCCGCTGCGTCAGCTGGGCCTCACCAAGGGCCTGCTGGAGACCTGGACGAAGGGCTTCAATTGCGCCGGTGTCGTCAACGAGGATGTGGTCCAGCTGCTGAAGGACGCCATCGCCCGGCGCGGCGATGTCCAGATCGATGTGTGCGCCATCCTGAACGACACCACCGGCACCCTGATGAGCTGCGCCTGGAAGAATCACAACTGCAAGATCGGTCTCATTGTCGGCACCGGCGCCAATGCCTGCTACATGGAACGGGTCGAGGAGGCGGAGCTCTTCGATGTCGAGGCGGACAACAAGAAGCCCCATGTCCTGATCAACACCGAGTGGGGCGCTTTCGGCGACAACGGTGCCCTCGACTTTGTCCGTACCGAGTTCGATCGCGACATCGACGTCCACAGCATCAATCCCGGCAAGCAGACCTTCGAGAAGATGATCTCCGGCATGTACATGGGCGAGCTGGTCCGCCTCGTTCTCGTCAAGATGACCCATGCGGGCATACTGTTCAACGGCCAGGACTCGGAGGTGCTCAATACGCGCGGCCTCTTCTTCACCAAGTACGTGAGCGAGATCGAGGCCGACGAGCCCGGCACCTTCACCAACTGCCGGCTGGTCCTGGAGGAGCTCGGCCTGACCAACGCCACCGACGGCGATTGCGCCAACGTTCGCTACATTTGCGAGTGCGTCTCGAAGCGGGCCGCCCACTTGGTGTCCGCCGGCATCGCCACTCTGATCAACAAGATGGACGAACCGCACGTGACCGTCGGCGTCGATGGCAGTGTGTATCGGTTCCATCCCAAGTTCCACAACCTGATGGTGGAGAAGATCTCGAAGCTGATCAAGCCGGGCATCACATTCGATCTGATGCTATCGGAGGATGGATCTGGACGCGGTGCGGCGCTGGTGGCGGCGGTCGCCTGTCGCGAGGACATGCTCTCGCCCAAGAAGTAG